The DNA segment TCTTTACTGTTTATCCACATGACGACACTTTATCTAACCGAACCAGGAACTATACTCCGTTATCGCAACGAGTCGTTAATTATCATGAAGCAGGAAAAATCTCACAATTGTCGCCTAGCAGAAATCACGCTTATAGTTGTTTTACCAGGTGTTCAGTTGACCGATGTGGTGATTTCCCAATTACTTGACCGGGGTATTGAAACGATATTTCTTCGTCAAGATGGACAATTTCGCGGTCGTCTCCAGGGACACTTTGCAACTAACATGACTATTCGTCTAGCTCAGTACCGCACTGTAGAAACTACATTTGGGATGGCGCTAGCACAAAAATTGGTGATTGGTAAAGTGCGTAACCAACGAGTTCTGCTACAACGGCGTAACCGCGCTACGAATGGACAGATTAGTGAATTAACCGAAGCAATTGATTTAATTAGCGTCTATGCTTCCCAGTTGAACAACACTACTACGCCGTTAAATCGTAACGAACTTATGGGAGTTGAGGGAATTTGCGCTCGGACTTATTATCAAGCGCTTAAACATTGGTTTCCGACGCAGTGGAATTTTAACGGACGCAATCGCCGTCCACCATTAGACCCAATTAATGCGTTATTGAGTTGGGGATATGGCGTATTGTTAGCACGGGTGTTTTCTGCTTGTGTCCAAGCTGGACTTGACCCATATTTAGGATTTTTCCACGCTATTGAACCCTATCGCCCGAATTTAGTGCTGGATTTGATGGAAGAGTTTCGACCCGTGGTGGTAGACCAAGCCGTGATTTCTCTAATTCAGTCAGACTTATTAACCCAAGAAGATTTTCAGCCTTCCCCTGATGGTGTGGGTATTTGGTTGGGAACTATGGGAAAAAAGCTATTACTAGGAGAATTAGAACGTCGCTTCCGCACCTCTGTACTTTATCCCCCACAAAATCGCCAATTGAGTTTGAATCAAATTTTACTGGAACAAGCCCGCAGTTTGGGACGCTGTTTATTACAGTCAAAGTTAGACTATGAAGCATTTGTTATCAAATGAAGATGACTGATGACTGATGACTGTTGACTGATGACTGTTGACTGTTGACCGTTGACTGTTGACTGTTGACTGTTGACTGTTGACTAATGACTAAAAACCAATAACTAATGACCAAACTTTATTTAGTGTGTTATGACATACCTGACGATAAGCGTCGGACTAAACTGGCTAAGTTAATAGAACAGCGCTGTCAACGAGTACAGTATTCCGTATTTGAATGTCCTTTAGAGGAGTCTGTTTTGAATTATCAGTTAGAGAAGCGTTGGCTACCCATACTGAAATTAAGTGAGGACAGTCTCAGGGTTTATCCTCTTGATGCTACAGCCAAGCAGCAAACAAGGGTCTATGGTGGTGAGCCTCCTTATGAACCACCAGATTATTTAATTTTGTAACGTCTATACTCTGGTGAAAATGATGTTTTTAAAGGCTGAAACGCAAATTTTTACTAGGGCTTGGCAGTTTGTAACGGATTGTAAATGTCACTGCTAATTCGTCGCAGGGAGATATGACAAGCTAGGAAGAATAAATATGTGTAAATAAAAGTAAAGTTAGTAATTTAACCTTGACTACTGGAGTTTATTCGGTTAAATTGTCTATAAAGCTGAATTTTGGTAAAAAAGCTTTTGATTTATCACTACTGAGTGTATAAACTACAATAGCTTTTGCGTACCTCGGCGCAACTGAACCTTGAAATCTAAATATAGTAATAGTTTCCAAAGGGTAGGGTTACTTACCATCACTTCCCCGCAAGGGGATGGAAACTCCATGAACCTCTCCCCGCTGACCCGCGCGTCCCGTTACTTACCATCACTTCCCCGCAAGGGGATGGAAACAAAAAGCATCTAAAAGGCTGAAGGATTTACCAGAAGAGGCGAGTTACTTACCATCACTTCCCCGCAAGGGGATGGAAACCCACTCTCGTGCTGCATCGGAGCGGAAGCACAGGCCCGTGGGAGCTCGGTTACTTACCATCACTTCCCCGCAAGGGGATGGAAACGCGCGCTGCCGCGCCGCCGTGCGCGACAGGCCGCGGTGCCGCCGCAGGTTACTTACCATCACTTCCCCGCAAGGGGATGGAAACCCATTGGCAAAGGCGCGGCACCGGACACCCTGGCGACGGAATGGTTACTTACCATCACTTCCCCGCAAGGGGATGGAAACTAACGACTGCGATGATCTAGTCGCGGACTAAAAGTTTCCATCAAGTTACTTACCATCACTTCCCCGCAAGGGGATGGAAACTCGCCGGACAGGATGCGCACCTGCCATCCTCGCGCGCGCAGGTTACTTACCATCACTTCCCCGCAAGGGGATGGAAACTGGGAAGGATGTATTCCTAGAACTCCAGAAGAGAGAATAGAAGAAAGTTACTTACCATCACTTCCCCGCAAGGGGATGGAAACCTCCTCGGCCTGGGCGGGCGGCAGGATGCCTTCAAATGGGTTACTTACCATCACTTCCCCGCAAGGGGATGGAAACGTTGGCGGATCTGATGTTCGATGATCTGGGAATAGAGTTACTTACCATCACTTCCCCGCAAGGGGATGGAAACGTCTAGCTGAAGAGGTAGCCAAAGGTAATCCTGATGCTATATCTGTTACTTACCATCACTTCCCCGCAAGGGGATGGAAACGACCTGTATAATTCATATTCATTGTGATATCTTCCACTTTTACAAGTTACTTACCATCACTTCCCCGCAAGGGGATGGAAACGTGAAGTACCCGGCGAGCTGCGACGAGTGCGGCAGCTGCGCCGAGTTACTTACCATCACTTCCCCGCAAGGGGATGGAAACTATCAAACTTATATAAACACAGCAAAGCTATCCTATGGTTACTTACCATCACTTCCCCGCAAGGGGATGGAAACGTAATAGCAACTCGTATGTATCTTGAAGAAACTCACCCTTCTGAGGTTACTTACCATCACTTCCCCGCAAGGGGATGGAAACGTCCTGGGTGAACTCCAGGCCCAGGCCGAGGTGTTTTTTGGCGTTACTTACCATCACTTCCCCGCAAGGGGATGGAAACCTCGGAGGTGCAGTATGGCGGGATCAACGATCGCCGCGGCGTGGCTGGTTACTTACCATCACTTCCCCGCAAGGGGATGGAAACTCCATTCGCCCATACGTCGGTAGCACCAGGCAAACACAGAGGTTACTTACCATCACTTCCCCGCAAGGGGATGGAAACGTTTGTATGGACGGCCATACAGATCGCCGATGGAAGTTACTTACCATCACTTCCCCGCAAGGGGATGGAAACTTTATCCTTGCAATCCATACCTCCGTTTGCTGTAGGTTACTTACCATCACTTCCCCGCAAGGGGATGGAAACACAAACTAATTTACCAAATTACTCCACAAGAAATTGTGGAGTTACTTACCATCACTTCCCCGCAAGGGGATGGAAACTGTCCCTATCCAAAATACTCCTTTTTTATAAGGGTTACTTACCATCACTTCCCCGCAAGGGGATGGAAACCGTAAGGCCAAGCTATGAAGTAGGCAAAGTTAAATTTGTTACTTACCATCACTTCCCCGCAAGGGGATGGAAACCTCAAGTGCTTTAGATGTTAATTTAGTTAGTCCACTAACGATGTTACTTACCATCACTTCCCCGCAAGGGGATGGAAACTTGGCTGAGTCAGATCTAATTGCCAGTCCAATAACTTCAGTTACTTACCATCACTTCCCCGCAAGGGGATGGAAACACAACACATTCACGGTGTTTCACAATCGCCACATAGTCAGTTACTTACCATCACTTCCCCGCAAGGGGATGGAAACACCTCTTTTACAACATCTGCCCAGGCTTCGCGGAAACTGAAGAGTTACTTACCATCACTTCCCCGCAAGGGGATGGAAACCGTTCTTTTAAATGACGCAGAGTATTATCTACAATTAGTTACTTACCATCACTTCCCCGCAAGGGGATGGGTGCGACTCTAGGCATAGCCAAGTCAGTAGGCAAGCCAAGCTTACTTACCCACAAGGGGGCGGAAATTAAAAGATATAGCTGTTACCAGTAGTGTTAGAACATCAATAGATGATACAACCTAGACACAACAAGACTTTTCACCCAGTACCCAGTCCCCAATCCCCAATCCCCAGCTATATGATTGAGCGATCGCCAGAATTTGGATAAAATAATTGACGGGACTATAATTTTGGGCGTTGCATAAATGCGGGATGAATTGAGACTTTTTTGTAAAGCAGAATATTGATTCTACCCTGCGGGAACGCCTTGCGGCGAATGCGTCTTTGCGCCTTTGCAGACATACTTTAAGGAAATCTCCCCGCTAAATTCCACTGCGGGAACGCCTTGCGGCGAATGCGTCTTTGCGCCTACCGCAAGCGGAACGCCTGGCGGCGAATGCGTGAGACAAAAATCATCCCACTAATCAGCAACGCCTAATTTTGAATTACCCAAAGAGTGGGAATTTTTTAACTGATACTGTCGCCACTTCTCCTGCTGACGCATTCTTTTATCTTCCGTAAGACTATCAAAACAGTGGGGGCAAGAAATACCTTCCTCATACTGAAGAGATGCCTTATCTTCTTCAGCCAAGGGGTGTCCACAACAGAAACATAACTCATGAGTTCCCGGCTCTAACCCATGAACTACGGCGATACGTTCATCAAAAACAAAACATTCCCCTTGCCATAAACTCTCCTCTGGCGGGATTTGCTCTAGGTATTTGAGTATACCACCCTTGAGATGATACACCTCTGCAAAACCTTGAGAAAGCATGAAAGATGAAGCCTTTTCGCAGCGAATACCCCCAGTACAAAACATAGCAACTTTTTTGTGCTGATTCGGGTCGAGGTTTTGGCGGACATATTCGGGGAAGTCTCGAAATGAGTTTGTTTGGGGATTTTGCGCCCCCTGGAAAGTACCGATATGTACCTCGTAATCATTGCGTGTATCAATAACAATCACTTCCGGGTCAGAAATCAACTCATTCCATTCTTCAGGGGTCACATAAGCACCCACCTGTTCATTAGGGTCTACTTCTGGTAAACCCAAGGTGACAATTTCTTTTTTCAGCCGCACTTTCATCCGTTCAAATGGCGGGGTGTCTGCGGTAGATTCTTTATGTTCTAGGTCTTGTAGGCGCAAGTCAGAACGTAGATAAGATAAAACATTGTCAATGCTTAGACGCGAACCTGCAATTGTGCCGTTGATTCCTTCCTTAGCTAAGAGAATCGTACCCTTGATATTTTGGGCTAAACAATAAGCCAATAAGGGTTCTTGTTTCTCGGCAAAATCCGGCAAACTGACAAATTTATAAAATGCAGCAACGATTTGCGTATTTTCTTGGTTCATCCCTTTGTAAAAAACAGAGTTTTCGGTTATGATAGCGGAGACTAATAAATTCAATTTTACGGGGGTTTAGCTCAGTTGGTAGAGCGCCTGCTTTGCAAGCAGGATGTCAGCGGTTCGAGTCCGCTAACCTCCATTGACGTAAATTAGGGTATAGGGGTATGGGGGAAAGAAAAGTGAATATGCAGCTCGCATTAAGCGCTTGCTGTTAAAAGGTATAGGGGTTTAGGGGAAAGAGTAAAACCAGATTCTTCCCTTACACCCTCATACCCTTACACCCTCATACCCTTACACCCTCATACCCTTACACCCTCATACCCTTACACCCTCATACCCTTACACCCTCATACCCTTATACCCTCATACCCTTATACCCTTATACCCCTACACCCTTACATAATTAACGTTGAAAGACCACCGAAAGGTTATTAGCAGGCATTTGGTAGGTTTTGTGCAGTTGGAGATTTTGTTGTTTAGCTGCTGCAATCACATCTTCCAGGTTGCGTACTCCCCACTCTGGATTTTGGGAACGTAAGGATTCATCGAAGGCGGCGTTACTTGGGGCGGTATGTTCTCCCCCTTGTTTATAAGGCCCGTAAAGATAAAGAATCCCACCTGGTGGCAAAATCCGCCCCGCACCAGCCAACAGTCCCAAACAAGCTGACCAAGGGGAAATGTGAATCATATTGATATTAACTATGGCAGCAATGGGGGCATCCTGTAGAATTGCGTCCCTTTCTACTGACCAAATTGGCTGACTCGCATCAAGTTCTACAGGTGGGTAAAGATTATCGCTGGGAAATTGTGCAATCCAGGCGGTGATACTAGCCCGTAATTCCGGATTGGGGTCAGAGGGTAGCCATTTACGTGGTTTGAGGCGGGGGGCAAAGAAAATGGCGTGTTCACCTGTACCACTGGCAATTTCTAGAATAGTGCCACTGGCAGGCAACACTTGTAAAAGCACTTCTAAGATGGGTTCGCGGTTGCGTTGTGTTGCTGGTGCATATTTGCGGGGGTCTTGTGGTGTGTTCATCTGGCTGTGTAGAGTAATTCATTATTAAACTAGCAGCGATGGGCTACCCTCCACCATAATCGTTGGTGTTCCGCCCAGCCTAGCTGACCGCCTGCTTTTAAAAGTGGCAAAATCAATTAGGCTATTCTGCTTTTAAGTTGCATAATTCATCGTGAAGACTGTTGACAGTTGACCGTTAACAGTTAACAGTCAACAGCCCTTATTAGTAGTTAACGCCGTGTGCAACTTTCTCTCAAACCTAACCCCCAACCCCTTCCCTGCGAGGGAAGGGGAGCAAGATTCAAAGCCTCTCTCCGCTTCGGGGAGAGGTTTGGAGAGGGGTTTCAAAAATAAGTTGCACATCGCGTTAGTTATGCAATTTAGACCCGCATTAGCTTAGGCATTCATTTTGGATAATATAGTCGGGAGTATCACTTGCCGAAATTAATCAACTCTACCCAACCACCCCTAAAATTTATCCCCCATAGTTTTAACCCCCTCATCCTCAGGTTAATGCAGTGGTTACTACCCCTGGTGTTGCGCTTTCGTACGCGCCCTTGGCTCCCGGCTGGTATCGTCAAAATTGAAGCAGAAAATTCCGAGATATTAGCAGAACTTTATCAACAATTCCAAAGTGGGAAAATTCGCTTTTTAATGGCATTTCGCCACCCAGAGGTAGAAGACCCTCTGTGTATGTTGTACTTAATTTCTCGCATTGTTCCACAGGTGGCGCGTCAAAAAGGTATTAAGTTGCAATACCCAGTTCACAGTCATTTTGTCTATGACAGAGGAATGACTATATGGGCTGGAAATTGGTTGGGTTGGTTGTTTTCTCAGTTGGGAGGTGTGCCAATTCGGCGCGGAAGACGGTTAGATAGGCAAGCTATTCAAACAGCAAGGGATTTATTCGCTAACGCTCCATTCCCCATTGCTGTTGCCCCTGAAGGCGGGAATAATGGTCACAGTGGCATAGTCAGCCCTCTGGAACCCGGTGTTTCCCAATTGGGGTTTTGGTGTGTGGAAGACTTGAAAAAAGCTAACCGGACTGAAACTGTGGTGATTGTGCCGGTATCTATCCAATATCATTATGTTACGCCGCCTTGGTCTAAATTGGATGAGTTGTTGAGTAAGTTAGAAGTTGATAGCGGTTTACCAGTGCAATCAGTTGGGGAGTCTGCAATCAATCAACCAGAAATTTATGCTCAACGCATCTGCCGCCTGGGTGAATATTTAATTACAGAGATGGAAGAGTTTTATCGCCGCTTCTATCATCAAGATATCCCCAACACCGTAGCCACAGAAGAATCTACCACGCCCAATCAGGTGTTAATTGCCAGACTGCATCATTTATTAGATAAAGCGTTACAAGTTTCCGAGCAGTATTTTGGTATTCCAGCCCAAGGTAATTTTATAGACCGTTGTCGCCGTTTAGAAGAAGCCAGTTGGAATCGCATATATAGAGAAGATTTACCAGATATGGATAATTTACCTTCCTTCAAACGGGGACTCGCCGACTGGGTAGCCCAAGAAGCAGACTTACGAATACAGCATATGCGTCTGGTAGAAAGTTTTGTGGCTGTGAATGCTACCTATATACAGGAAAAATATAGTGCAGACAGATTTGCCGAGACGGCTTTACTAATGTTTGATATGCTTTCTCGCATACAAGAATCCACTCTACCAGGACGACCAAGGTTAGGTTTACGGGAGGCGGTAATTAAGGTAGGTGAGCCAATTTCTGTCACGGAACGCTGGGAAAAGGTGCATGATAACCGCCAAGCGGCTAAAAGGGCTGTGAATAATTTAACTCAAGATTTACAGGTGGCTTTAGAAAATTTGATTGATTAGGGACTGGGGATTGGGTGAAGAAGAAGACGCGATGAATCGCGTCTCTACAGCAGGTGGTTTATTTTGAATTTTGTTGGCGCAGCCTTCCCGCAGGGTATTTTGAATTGTTAATTAATGCTTTTGGTTTCCTCCTAGTAACCAGAGGAAATAAGGTGTACCGATAAGGGCGGTGACTAACCCAGAGGGAATTTCTTTGGGAGCTAAAACAACGCGCCCGATGGTATCAGCTAAAGTGACTAAAATAGCACCGAAAATTGCCGCGATTGGTACTAGTTGGCGGTGTCGAGAACCGACTAATAAACGTGCAGCATGGGGAGCAATTAACCCGACAAAGCTAATAGTTCCCACCGTAGAGACAGCAGCAGCAGCTAAAGCAACTGCGATCGCTAATATTACACCACGAGCTTGCTGTAAACGCATACCTAAAATGAATGGTAAGTCTTCCCCTAAGGCCATCACATCTAATTTACGGGCAAATAACCAGCCCAAAGGCAATAAAATTAAGGGAAAAGCCAACAATTGCCATACTTCATCCCACTGGCGAGCGTAGGTACTCCCAGCTAACCACACCAAGGCCTGAGCTACTTGTAATTTTGACTTAACTACCAACAAGTTAATTCCCGCCGCACAAAACGCAGACACAGCTATTCCTACCAAAGCTAGCCTCCCTGGTGCTACGCCGTTTTGCCAAGCTGCTAGGTAAACTACACCAAAGGCGACAACTGCACCAATAAACGCGGCAATCGGTATAAATGTTACGGGTGCATTAGGTATCAATACTAATACCAATAAAGCCCCAAAACCTGCACCTGAAGTAATCCCCATAATTTCCGGGCCAGCTAGGGGATTGCGGACTACTCCCTGTAACAATAAGCCACTGATGGCTAAGGCTGCTCCTGCTAATAATGCTACTAGTAACCGGGGTAGGCGTAAGTATAAGACTATTCTTTCGGTGAGTGCGTCACTATTACCACTAATGACTTGAGTTAGTTGATGAATATCTAAATGAATATTGCCCAGGGATAATCCCAATAAAAGCACTAGTAATAAGCAACATAACCCCAACAGAAGTAAAGCAGGATACTGGAGGCGGGATTTTATTTGTATTGGTAAAGCATTATTCCCCTCTGTCTTACTCAACAGACGCGGCGATGAACGCACCAACCAGACTAAAAACGGTGCGCCTAATAAAGCTGTGATACCACCCGCAGGTAATTCACTAGATATCTGTTGTGCTACTAAGTCAGCCCCTAATAATATGACTGCGCCCCAAATCGCTGCTGATGGTAATAAAATTTGGTGTTGACGACATCCCATCAATTTGCCTATGTGGGGTGCAACTAAACCTACAAAGCCAATCGGCCCGACTACACTCACCGCAACGGATGCTAAAAATATACCTAGTAGGGTGCTAGATAAACGTGTCCACTGGACTTTTGAACCGAGGGAACGGGCGACATCTTCACCCATGAGGAGGACATCTAGGGGTTTGGCAATGGTGAAAACTGCGATCGCGCCTAATAATACTCTAGGTGCAGCGTAAATACTTCCCTGCCAATTGGTTTGTAATAAAGAACCCGCACCCCAAAAAAATAAATCACGGGTTTGGTTTTCGTAGAGTAGTTGTAGGGCGGAAGTGAAGGCGGCTAAGGCGAGGGAAACAGCCATTCCTGAAAGGGTGAGGCGGATGGGGGTAATTTCTTTCCCGGCGATGGCGTATACCAATAAGGCTGCTAATAAACCACCTGTGAATGCTACCAATAAAGGCGACCAAGCAAATATCTCTGGTGCAAAGATGGTTGTGGCGGTGACGGCTAAATATGCACCTGCGTTTACTCCTAATGTGGCGGGTGAGGCTAGGGGATTACGGGTGACCGTTTGGAATAATGCGCCGGCGATTCCTAGAGATGCGCCTGCTAATATCCCGATGGTTGTGCGGGGTAGTTTGATGTAGCGGAGGATGTCTTCTGGGGCGGTGAAAAGGTGGCTGTGGAGGAGAAGAAGGGGGAGGAGGAGGAGGATTCCGGCGAGCAGGGGGCGGGGTTTGAGCATGAGGATTTTAAACGCGGAGGGGCGCAGAGGTTAACGCGGAGGTTGCGCGGAGGGGTATTATGTGAGGGTATCGATGACTTTTTGTAGTAGAACTTGGGCTGATAGGGGGCCGCCGAATAGCCAGGTGTCTGGGGCGATCGCATACAATCTTTTTTGCTGGACGAATTGTAGTCTTTGCCAGACGGGGTTAGTTTCTAGTTGTTGTTTGTAGGGGCTATTGGGGGCGGAAATATAGATGAAGTTGGCGGTTTCTACTGTTGGTAGTGCTTCTATCCACACTGTATTGAATCCAAAACGGTCAAATTCTCCTTTCCAGGCGTTTTTCAAACCGATGGCTGTAAGGATTTGTGTAGCCATTGAGTTATCGGTGAAAAGGCGGATTTGGGGGGCGTTGTCGCTAAATTGTCCGAGGACGAAATCGGGTTTTTGAGTATTTTTGATGCGGGTGGCTGCTGTTTGAAATTGGGTTTGCATTTGCTGAAGAACTTTTTCCCCTACATCTTGACGGTTGACGCGTTCCGCAATTTTGCGGAATGTTTGCTGCATCTCATCAAGTTGATTTGAGTTTTCCGCAGAGGGATAGGGGTTAAATATGAGGGTGGGGGCGATCGCAGATAAGGTATCGTAAATAGTCTTATGTCTTAACTCTACACCTAAAATTAAATCAGGTTTTAATTGGGCGATCGCTTCTAAATTCGGTTCTTGGCGTGTCCCTACATCAACTACACTCTCAGTTAAAGATGGTTGCACATTCACATATTGTTTATAGCCTTGGATATCTGCAACCCCCACAGGTTGGATTCCCAAAGCTAAAAGATTTTCCGCATACACCCATTCCAGGGCGATTACTCTCGTTGCAGTTTGATTAGAAGTTTGTGGTTGTTCTCTCTGTCCACAAGCCACAGTTAAGGCGGAAGCAGTCGCTGTAGTTAAAAAAGCGCGTCTAGTGAATTTGCTCATCTGCTTAACTCTCCTTGTGGAATACCTAGATGGCAAGGTAAACAAGTAGGATAGCCATTGATGGGGTGGGGAATCACGGTCATTTCTACGCCGAACACCTGCTGAATATTACTGGCTGTCATTACTTCTTGGGGAGTACCTACGGTGACTATTTTTCCTTGTTGGAGCATGATCAGGCGATCGCTATAGGCTGCGGCTTGATTCAAGTCATGTAACACCCAACCGACGGTAATTCCGTGTTCTTGGTTGAGTCGTCGTACTAAGGCTAAAACTTCTATTTGATGGCGGATATCTAAAAACGTTGTGGGTTCATCGAGTAATAACACTTGGGTTTGCTGTGCTAAGGCCATTGCAATCCAAGCCCTTTGGCGTTCC comes from the Nostoc sp. PCC 7120 = FACHB-418 genome and includes:
- a CDS encoding 1-acyl-sn-glycerol-3-phosphate acyltransferase, yielding MPKLINSTQPPLKFIPHSFNPLILRLMQWLLPLVLRFRTRPWLPAGIVKIEAENSEILAELYQQFQSGKIRFLMAFRHPEVEDPLCMLYLISRIVPQVARQKGIKLQYPVHSHFVYDRGMTIWAGNWLGWLFSQLGGVPIRRGRRLDRQAIQTARDLFANAPFPIAVAPEGGNNGHSGIVSPLEPGVSQLGFWCVEDLKKANRTETVVIVPVSIQYHYVTPPWSKLDELLSKLEVDSGLPVQSVGESAINQPEIYAQRICRLGEYLITEMEEFYRRFYHQDIPNTVATEESTTPNQVLIARLHHLLDKALQVSEQYFGIPAQGNFIDRCRRLEEASWNRIYREDLPDMDNLPSFKRGLADWVAQEADLRIQHMRLVESFVAVNATYIQEKYSADRFAETALLMFDMLSRIQESTLPGRPRLGLREAVIKVGEPISVTERWEKVHDNRQAAKRAVNNLTQDLQVALENLID
- the fhuB gene encoding Fe(3+)-hydroxamate ABC transporter permease FhuB is translated as MLKPRPLLAGILLLLPLLLLHSHLFTAPEDILRYIKLPRTTIGILAGASLGIAGALFQTVTRNPLASPATLGVNAGAYLAVTATTIFAPEIFAWSPLLVAFTGGLLAALLVYAIAGKEITPIRLTLSGMAVSLALAAFTSALQLLYENQTRDLFFWGAGSLLQTNWQGSIYAAPRVLLGAIAVFTIAKPLDVLLMGEDVARSLGSKVQWTRLSSTLLGIFLASVAVSVVGPIGFVGLVAPHIGKLMGCRQHQILLPSAAIWGAVILLGADLVAQQISSELPAGGITALLGAPFLVWLVRSSPRLLSKTEGNNALPIQIKSRLQYPALLLLGLCCLLLVLLLGLSLGNIHLDIHQLTQVISGNSDALTERIVLYLRLPRLLVALLAGAALAISGLLLQGVVRNPLAGPEIMGITSGAGFGALLVLVLIPNAPVTFIPIAAFIGAVVAFGVVYLAAWQNGVAPGRLALVGIAVSAFCAAGINLLVVKSKLQVAQALVWLAGSTYARQWDEVWQLLAFPLILLPLGWLFARKLDVMALGEDLPFILGMRLQQARGVILAIAVALAAAAVSTVGTISFVGLIAPHAARLLVGSRHRQLVPIAAIFGAILVTLADTIGRVVLAPKEIPSGLVTALIGTPYFLWLLGGNQKH
- the cas2 gene encoding CRISPR-associated endonuclease Cas2, whose protein sequence is MTKLYLVCYDIPDDKRRTKLAKLIEQRCQRVQYSVFECPLEESVLNYQLEKRWLPILKLSEDSLRVYPLDATAKQQTRVYGGEPPYEPPDYLIL
- a CDS encoding class I SAM-dependent methyltransferase, with the translated sequence MNTPQDPRKYAPATQRNREPILEVLLQVLPASGTILEIASGTGEHAIFFAPRLKPRKWLPSDPNPELRASITAWIAQFPSDNLYPPVELDASQPIWSVERDAILQDAPIAAIVNINMIHISPWSACLGLLAGAGRILPPGGILYLYGPYKQGGEHTAPSNAAFDESLRSQNPEWGVRNLEDVIAAAKQQNLQLHKTYQMPANNLSVVFQR
- a CDS encoding ABC transporter substrate-binding protein, with product MSKFTRRAFLTTATASALTVACGQREQPQTSNQTATRVIALEWVYAENLLALGIQPVGVADIQGYKQYVNVQPSLTESVVDVGTRQEPNLEAIAQLKPDLILGVELRHKTIYDTLSAIAPTLIFNPYPSAENSNQLDEMQQTFRKIAERVNRQDVGEKVLQQMQTQFQTAATRIKNTQKPDFVLGQFSDNAPQIRLFTDNSMATQILTAIGLKNAWKGEFDRFGFNTVWIEALPTVETANFIYISAPNSPYKQQLETNPVWQRLQFVQQKRLYAIAPDTWLFGGPLSAQVLLQKVIDTLT
- the cas1 gene encoding CRISPR-associated endonuclease Cas1, giving the protein MSLLVDESGFILTSLWKWDFPLGVENVDKLRELTSPLLHVSVKTRSVFSYKSIIASLLFIHMTTLYLTEPGTILRYRNESLIIMKQEKSHNCRLAEITLIVVLPGVQLTDVVISQLLDRGIETIFLRQDGQFRGRLQGHFATNMTIRLAQYRTVETTFGMALAQKLVIGKVRNQRVLLQRRNRATNGQISELTEAIDLISVYASQLNNTTTPLNRNELMGVEGICARTYYQALKHWFPTQWNFNGRNRRPPLDPINALLSWGYGVLLARVFSACVQAGLDPYLGFFHAIEPYRPNLVLDLMEEFRPVVVDQAVISLIQSDLLTQEDFQPSPDGVGIWLGTMGKKLLLGELERRFRTSVLYPPQNRQLSLNQILLEQARSLGRCLLQSKLDYEAFVIK
- a CDS encoding rhodanese-related sulfurtransferase, producing MNQENTQIVAAFYKFVSLPDFAEKQEPLLAYCLAQNIKGTILLAKEGINGTIAGSRLSIDNVLSYLRSDLRLQDLEHKESTADTPPFERMKVRLKKEIVTLGLPEVDPNEQVGAYVTPEEWNELISDPEVIVIDTRNDYEVHIGTFQGAQNPQTNSFRDFPEYVRQNLDPNQHKKVAMFCTGGIRCEKASSFMLSQGFAEVYHLKGGILKYLEQIPPEESLWQGECFVFDERIAVVHGLEPGTHELCFCCGHPLAEEDKASLQYEEGISCPHCFDSLTEDKRMRQQEKWRQYQLKNSHSLGNSKLGVAD